The following coding sequences lie in one Girardinichthys multiradiatus isolate DD_20200921_A chromosome 13, DD_fGirMul_XY1, whole genome shotgun sequence genomic window:
- the LOC124879626 gene encoding histone-lysine N-methyltransferase SETDB1-B-like, which yields MEVDKLKMRTKKLLTSRRKKQNKRKTDPDKERENPPDSPWDSAPSTHETPSKATKFENGCDSLSLLKDAVVVLTKLPEYKIGALRPPTPPQFYSEDESFSSSDSDTQWESEENSSDSDFWVINSKLKYSNSPNCDLIRMPTTSHNCNGISLCSRDKIRPDLPDEEIIVDMMVIARRRPMRWQRGKIVEIITKDDGRLKYKVSFEDKGTCLVSGHHIAFDSRPKVERLYIGARVVVRCQNNKYRFRPGVLAELPSRKNQFRFLMFMDDHTPVYVGLPLFHLVCRPLEDVLDDVPDGAHKCFVRQYLKDWPYPHLNKYRAGQSFNVELNGVMQMCEVVAVDCSLMQVVFQENQRREWIFRGSMRLEHIARLWEERNKQESKDDSDSD from the exons ATGGAGGTGGATAAGCTCAAGATGAGAACAAAGAAGCTTTTGAcatccaggaggaagaaacaaaataagagaaaaacagatCCTGACAAAGAAAGAG AAAATCCGCCCGATTCTCCATGGGACTCCGCTCCCTCAACACATGAAACTCCCAGCAAGGCAACAAAGTTTGAAAATGGTTGTGACTCCCTCAGTCTTTTAAAAGATGCAGTTGTAGTTTTGACCAAACTGCCTGAATATAAAATTGGCGCTCTGAGACCCCCAACGCCTCCACAGTTCTACAGTGAAGACGAGTCGTTCAGCAGCTCGGATTCAGACACGCAGTGGGAATCAGAGGAGAATTCCAGCGATTCGGATTTCTGGGTCATAAACAGCAAGCTTAAATATTCAAATTCTCCTAATTGTGACCTGATAAGGATGCCTACAACCAGTCACAACTGTAATG GTATTTCCCTTTGTTCACGTGACAAGATCCGCCCCGATTTACCCGATGAAGAAATTATTGTTGACATGATGGTCATTGCCCGAAGAAGACCTATGAGGTGGCAGCGTGGTAAAATTGTGGAAATTATTACAAAAG ACGATGGGCGATTAAAGTACAAAGTTAGTTTTGAAGATAAGGGAACATGTCTCGTATCTGGACACCACATTGCTTTTGACAGCAGGCCGAAGGTGGAGCGGCTCTACATCGGCGCCCGTGTTGTGGTCCGCTGTCAAAATAACAAGTACCGGTTCCGACCTGGAGTACTAGCCGAGCTGCCCAGCAGGAAAAACCAGTTCag atttttgatgTTCATGGATGATCACACACCAGTGTATGTCGGGCTTCCTTTATTTCACCTGGTCTGCAGACCAT TGGAGGATGTTTTGGATGACGTTCCAGATGGGGCACACAAGTGTTTTGTGCGACAGTACCTCAAGGACTGGCCCTACCCTCATTTAAACAAGTACAGAGCTGGACAGAGCTTTAATGTTGAGTTAAATGGAGTCATGCAAATGTGTGAGGTTGTTGCAGTCGACTGCAGTTTAATGCAAGTTGTTTTTCAG GAAAATCAGCGAAGGGAATGGATCTTCAGAGGCTCCATGCGACTGGAGCACATTGCCAGGCTATGGGAAGAGCGGAACAAGCAGGAGTCCAAGGATGATTCTGACTCTGATTAA